The following are encoded together in the Bradyrhizobium genosp. L genome:
- a CDS encoding ArsR/SmtB family transcription factor: MQTIAAELAELASLIADPGRASILVRLMDGRAYPAGELAEVAAVTPQTASWHLARLAERALLTVERRGPRRLYRLATPLVAQMLEGMMTVAAIDPRPDRPPRIDAEMRRARTCYDHLAGELGVAVTDAMRQCGHLNLDPEGGELTAAGLTFLGELGIDLRSPARRRRALCRPCLDWSERRPHLAGRAGAALAELALQRDWIRRRPQGRSVEITDAGLAAFRNLFGARI; encoded by the coding sequence ATGCAGACCATCGCCGCGGAGCTTGCCGAACTGGCCTCCCTGATCGCCGATCCCGGGCGTGCCAGCATTCTGGTGCGGCTGATGGATGGCCGCGCGTACCCCGCGGGCGAGCTTGCCGAGGTCGCCGCCGTCACGCCGCAGACCGCGAGCTGGCATCTTGCAAGGCTCGCCGAGCGCGCGCTGCTCACGGTCGAGCGGCGCGGTCCGCGGCGGCTCTACCGGCTTGCCACCCCGCTGGTTGCGCAGATGCTCGAGGGCATGATGACGGTTGCTGCGATCGATCCTCGCCCGGACCGGCCGCCGCGGATCGACGCCGAGATGCGCCGGGCCCGGACCTGCTACGACCACCTTGCCGGCGAGCTCGGTGTCGCCGTCACCGACGCGATGCGCCAGTGCGGTCATCTCAATCTGGACCCGGAGGGCGGCGAGTTGACCGCGGCGGGGCTGACGTTTCTCGGCGAACTCGGCATCGACCTGCGTTCGCCGGCGCGGCGTCGGCGGGCGTTGTGCCGGCCCTGTCTCGACTGGAGCGAGCGGCGCCCGCATTTGGCAGGACGGGCAGGCGCCGCGCTCGCCGAGCTTGCGTTGCAGCGGGACTGGATCCGGCGCCGGCCGCAGGGCCGTTCCGTCGAGATCACCGATGCCGGGCTCGCCGCGTTCCGCAATCTGTTCGGCGCGCGCATTTGA
- a CDS encoding FAD-binding protein, whose product MDTLKVRDAKDVEEVVRAAIASEQPLEIIGHGSKRAIGHPMATNAVLDVSALNAVTSYEPNELIITVQAGAPLADVQSLIDAKNQQFAFEPIDTSVLLGNAAGGTIGGMIGAGLAGPRRIKAGGARDHLLGAHAVSGFGDSFKTGGRVVKNVTGYDLCKLLTGSWGTLAVMTEVTLKVMPKPEAERTLLLRGLDDIAANKAMTAALGSPFDVSGAAHLPQQRSGTEAGVLASLAGAGQAVTLVRLEGIAASAAHRAASLSRTLSSFGTVDVLEDDASLKAWAALRDVTPFAANGARGGWPVWRIVCPPAAGGGLGEALANETGGEVIYDWGGGLIWAALPPDADAQATLVRSRAGAIGGHATLIRAGEEVRRMVDVFQPQAVGLAALGERVRASFDPKSILNRGRMTRGGAA is encoded by the coding sequence GTGGATACGCTCAAGGTCAGAGACGCCAAAGACGTCGAGGAAGTGGTGCGCGCGGCGATCGCCAGCGAGCAGCCGCTCGAGATCATCGGCCATGGCTCCAAGCGCGCCATCGGCCATCCGATGGCGACCAATGCGGTGCTGGACGTCTCGGCGCTGAACGCGGTCACCTCCTATGAGCCGAACGAGCTGATCATCACCGTTCAGGCCGGCGCGCCGCTTGCCGACGTGCAGTCGCTGATCGATGCGAAGAACCAGCAATTCGCCTTCGAGCCGATCGACACCTCGGTGCTGCTCGGCAACGCGGCGGGGGGCACCATCGGGGGCATGATCGGGGCCGGGCTCGCCGGACCCCGCCGCATCAAGGCTGGCGGCGCCCGCGATCACCTGCTCGGGGCGCATGCCGTGTCCGGGTTCGGCGACAGTTTCAAGACCGGCGGCCGGGTGGTGAAGAACGTCACCGGCTACGATCTCTGCAAGCTGCTTACCGGTTCCTGGGGCACGCTCGCGGTGATGACCGAGGTGACGCTGAAGGTGATGCCGAAGCCGGAGGCCGAACGGACTTTGCTGTTGCGCGGCCTCGACGACATCGCCGCCAACAAGGCGATGACGGCGGCACTGGGTTCGCCCTTTGACGTCTCGGGTGCGGCGCATCTGCCGCAGCAACGATCTGGCACTGAGGCGGGCGTGCTCGCCAGCCTGGCGGGAGCAGGGCAAGCGGTGACACTGGTGCGGCTCGAGGGCATCGCGGCCTCGGCGGCGCACCGGGCGGCTTCGCTGAGCCGGACCTTGTCCTCCTTTGGAACCGTCGATGTGCTCGAAGACGACGCTTCACTGAAGGCCTGGGCCGCATTGCGCGACGTCACCCCCTTCGCCGCCAATGGCGCACGCGGGGGCTGGCCGGTGTGGCGCATCGTCTGCCCGCCGGCCGCGGGCGGCGGGCTGGGCGAAGCGCTGGCGAACGAGACCGGCGGCGAGGTGATCTACGACTGGGGCGGCGGGCTGATCTGGGCGGCGCTGCCGCCGGATGCCGACGCCCAGGCCACGCTGGTGCGCAGTCGTGCCGGGGCGATCGGTGGCCACGCCACCCTGATCCGCGCCGGCGAGGAGGTGCGCCGCATGGTCGACGTGTTCCAGCCGCAGGCGGTCGGCCTTGCCGCGCTCGGTGAGCGGGTGCGGGCCAGCTTCGATCCG